A stretch of Paludisphaera borealis DNA encodes these proteins:
- a CDS encoding PDZ domain-containing protein, giving the protein MIHKLGCIATAMATLLVAAAAGAQDKPRVAEGKDAQVGRSFRVPYRLTDTNHFLVRVRINGKGPFNFLVDSGAPALYVATETAAKIGLKPPANGFWTPLDRLEIEGGARLEGVKARVEDPFQLVGMNALGLPGASIDGILGFTILAKFKLEIDPTQDRMTWTRLDFNPADPPVPHKDDGEQAPIEFQLMNALGPVAKGLAFLMGKQPEEVRVARGFLGLTWTEAEPGVVRVVWILADSPAAAAGVKPGDRLLKIGGKSVDGLKSARALLADVRPADAVAIVVRRAGGDESTLTLTAGEGL; this is encoded by the coding sequence ATGATTCACAAGCTAGGCTGCATCGCGACGGCGATGGCGACGCTCCTGGTCGCGGCCGCCGCCGGGGCTCAGGATAAACCGCGCGTCGCGGAAGGCAAGGACGCGCAGGTCGGGCGGTCGTTCCGGGTGCCGTACCGGCTGACCGATACGAACCATTTCCTGGTCCGAGTGCGGATCAACGGCAAGGGGCCGTTCAACTTCCTGGTCGATTCGGGCGCCCCGGCGCTGTACGTCGCGACCGAGACGGCCGCCAAGATCGGCCTGAAGCCGCCGGCCAACGGGTTCTGGACGCCTCTCGACCGCCTGGAGATCGAGGGCGGGGCGCGGTTGGAGGGGGTCAAGGCGCGGGTGGAAGACCCGTTTCAGCTCGTGGGCATGAACGCGCTGGGCCTGCCAGGTGCGTCGATCGACGGCATCCTCGGGTTCACGATCCTGGCCAAGTTCAAGCTTGAGATCGACCCGACCCAGGACCGGATGACCTGGACCCGGCTCGACTTCAATCCGGCCGATCCCCCCGTCCCGCACAAGGACGACGGTGAGCAGGCGCCGATCGAGTTCCAACTGATGAACGCGCTCGGGCCGGTCGCCAAGGGGCTGGCCTTCCTGATGGGCAAGCAGCCCGAGGAAGTTCGCGTGGCCCGGGGCTTTCTGGGCCTCACCTGGACCGAGGCCGAGCCTGGCGTTGTGCGGGTTGTGTGGATTTTGGCGGATTCGCCGGCCGCGGCCGCCGGGGTCAAGCCGGGCGACCGGCTGTTGAAGATCGGCGGCAAGTCGGTCGACGGCCTCAAATCGGCTCGCGCCCTGCTGGCGGACGTCCGCCCGGCCGACGCGGTCGCAATCGTCGTCCGGCGGGCCGGCGGCGACGAGTCGACGCTCACACTGACCGCCGGGGAGGGGCTCTGA
- a CDS encoding PDZ domain-containing protein — MDTDQKLSAASIWRPLLVCVVTALAVALALLGPAPADEQAVKEKGKPAKVPFSMLPSNHMLVRAMINDKGPYRLIFDLGAPITLLSNSASETSGVVKDDAPKSFLFSMRGEAEVAKLRVGDLTAEKLPVVVFDHPALKILGDVLGRPIDGIIGFTFFARYKTTIDYQINQMTFEPVDFEVRDLMKDLPARLSGPKTARRKVLAPGALWGLRLGPAAKSADGVPVSEVLADSPALAAGLKPGDVLTSIDDRWTSSIHDVFAAAADVAPGQAVAVVVRRDGKELVLTLRPEDGA, encoded by the coding sequence ATGGACACCGATCAAAAGCTTTCGGCGGCCTCAATCTGGCGCCCGCTCCTCGTCTGCGTCGTCACGGCCCTGGCGGTGGCCCTGGCGCTGCTCGGCCCCGCGCCGGCTGATGAGCAGGCGGTGAAGGAGAAGGGGAAGCCGGCCAAGGTGCCGTTCTCGATGCTGCCCTCGAACCACATGCTGGTCCGGGCGATGATCAACGACAAGGGGCCGTACCGGCTGATCTTCGACCTCGGGGCGCCGATCACGCTCTTGAGCAACAGCGCGAGCGAGACGTCGGGGGTGGTGAAGGACGACGCGCCGAAGTCGTTCCTGTTCTCGATGCGGGGCGAGGCCGAGGTGGCCAAGCTGCGGGTGGGGGACCTGACGGCCGAGAAGCTGCCGGTCGTGGTCTTCGACCACCCCGCGCTCAAGATTCTGGGCGACGTTCTGGGCCGGCCGATCGACGGGATCATCGGCTTCACGTTCTTCGCGAGGTACAAGACGACCATCGACTACCAGATCAACCAGATGACGTTCGAGCCGGTCGACTTCGAGGTCCGCGACCTGATGAAAGACCTCCCCGCCCGGCTCTCCGGACCCAAGACCGCACGGAGGAAGGTGCTGGCGCCGGGGGCCTTGTGGGGCCTCCGCCTGGGGCCGGCGGCGAAGAGCGCGGACGGCGTGCCGGTGTCCGAGGTGCTGGCCGACTCGCCGGCCCTGGCGGCGGGCCTCAAGCCGGGCGACGTGCTGACCTCGATCGACGACCGCTGGACCAGCTCGATCCACGACGTCTTCGCCGCCGCCGCCGACGTCGCGCCCGGCCAGGCCGTCGCCGTCGTCGTCCGCCGCGACGGCAAGGAACTCGTCCTCACGCTCCGACCCGAAGACGGCGCCTGA
- a CDS encoding alpha/beta hydrolase, which translates to MPSLKRIGKFGALLIALSATLAVAAQEPQPRPRANRGRLRNQGGVPLKKAARPEAADPLAPKAADAPAKEKEGLTKGTYHYTFKLRSFDGTQLAASYYPSKLGSSAPVVMLIHEASRSSKDFEDPVTELKGQGLAEHLQDQSYAVLTMDLRGQGLNPRRARNAEDREAMAEDLQAAYQFLLDRHNRGDLNVGKLGVLGVGAGANLAAAWAYQPGAAVSTEGRPSDVNALILVSPMPDGAGYVLDHVLAPLALRIPLFVLAGAKDNASKDAVESARKSVERARLNKIELFPSSLHGYKLLRLEPKVTAALSRFLETNLKLRPSEWEPRYNQIPVAYSDIQTTRHKAPLKPSESQRDEDKAKPKADDAKPKADDAPKTDQPKKSK; encoded by the coding sequence ATGCCGAGTCTCAAGCGGATCGGGAAGTTCGGGGCCTTGCTGATCGCGCTGTCGGCCACGCTGGCCGTTGCGGCCCAGGAGCCGCAGCCCCGGCCGCGCGCCAACCGCGGCCGGCTCCGCAACCAGGGGGGCGTCCCGCTCAAGAAGGCGGCCCGCCCCGAGGCCGCCGACCCGCTCGCCCCGAAGGCCGCCGACGCGCCGGCCAAGGAGAAAGAGGGGCTGACCAAGGGGACGTACCACTATACGTTCAAGCTCCGATCGTTCGACGGCACGCAACTGGCCGCGTCGTACTACCCCTCGAAGCTCGGCTCGAGCGCGCCGGTGGTGATGCTGATCCACGAGGCCAGCCGGTCGAGCAAGGATTTCGAGGACCCGGTGACCGAGCTGAAGGGCCAGGGGCTGGCCGAGCACCTCCAGGACCAGAGCTACGCGGTCCTCACCATGGACCTGCGCGGCCAGGGGCTCAACCCGCGTCGGGCGCGCAACGCCGAGGACCGCGAGGCGATGGCCGAGGACTTGCAGGCCGCCTACCAGTTCCTCCTCGACCGCCACAACCGGGGCGACCTCAACGTCGGCAAGCTCGGCGTGCTGGGCGTCGGCGCGGGGGCCAACCTCGCCGCCGCCTGGGCCTACCAGCCGGGCGCCGCCGTCTCCACCGAGGGACGCCCCAGCGACGTCAACGCCCTCATCCTGGTCTCCCCCATGCCCGACGGCGCCGGCTACGTGCTCGACCACGTGCTCGCCCCCCTCGCCCTCCGCATCCCCCTCTTCGTCCTCGCCGGCGCCAAGGACAACGCATCGAAGGACGCCGTCGAGTCGGCCCGCAAGAGCGTCGAACGCGCCCGGCTCAACAAGATCGAACTCTTCCCCTCGTCGCTCCACGGCTACAAGCTCCTCCGCCTCGAACCCAAGGTCACCGCCGCCCTGTCGCGGTTCCTGGAGACCAACCTCAAGCTCCGCCCCAGCGAGTGGGAGCCCCGCTACAACCAGATCCCCGTGGCTTACTCCGACATCCAGACCACCCGCCACAAGGCGCCCCTCAAGCCGTCCGAATCCCAGCGCGACGAGGACAAAGCCAAGCCCAAGGCCGACGACGCCAAGCCCAAGGCCGACGACGCTCCCAAGACCGACCAACCCAAGAAATCCAAGTGA
- a CDS encoding GDP-mannose 4,6-dehydratase: protein MRVLVTGVTGFVGGHLSEHLLASGDQVVGVSASGRWPAELAEVGRSVRLERCDLLESDQAELADLIKRKQPEAIYHLAAQSNPQASLADPRGTWALNLGGTLNLLEAVKAAGLAKSPRIVLVSTGVCYGDPAPEHVPVTESCPLRPNNPYAASKAAADLLGIQTHLTDKLDVVIVRPFNHAGPRQSPRYVLATLAKQVVEVEQGRQDCVEVGNLEVVRDYTDVRDVVRGYRLLAERGRAGEIYNLGSGTGLKLTDALRRLTELASRPVEVRIDPARVRPVDLPLLVADASKLRAEVGWAPIYSIDQTLQDMLATFRALAAASS from the coding sequence GTGCGTGTTTTGGTGACCGGCGTTACGGGATTCGTGGGCGGGCATCTGTCGGAGCACCTGCTCGCCAGCGGCGATCAGGTCGTGGGGGTGTCGGCGTCGGGCCGTTGGCCGGCGGAACTCGCCGAGGTCGGCCGATCGGTCCGCCTCGAGCGCTGCGACTTGCTGGAAAGCGACCAGGCTGAGCTGGCCGACCTGATCAAGCGGAAGCAGCCCGAGGCGATCTACCACCTCGCGGCGCAGTCGAATCCCCAGGCGAGCCTGGCCGACCCTCGGGGGACCTGGGCGCTGAACCTCGGCGGCACGCTCAACCTGCTGGAGGCCGTGAAGGCCGCCGGGCTGGCGAAGTCGCCGCGGATCGTGCTGGTCAGCACGGGCGTCTGCTACGGCGACCCCGCGCCCGAGCACGTGCCGGTCACCGAGTCGTGCCCGCTGCGGCCCAACAACCCGTACGCGGCCAGCAAGGCGGCGGCCGACCTGCTGGGGATTCAAACCCACCTGACCGACAAGCTCGACGTCGTGATCGTCCGGCCGTTCAACCACGCCGGGCCGAGGCAGTCGCCCCGGTACGTGCTGGCGACGCTGGCGAAGCAGGTCGTCGAGGTCGAACAGGGCCGGCAAGACTGCGTCGAGGTCGGCAACCTGGAAGTCGTCCGCGACTACACCGACGTCCGCGACGTCGTCCGGGGCTACCGCCTGCTCGCCGAGCGCGGCCGGGCCGGCGAAATCTACAATCTCGGCTCGGGAACGGGGCTGAAGCTGACCGACGCCCTCCGCCGGCTGACCGAGCTGGCGAGCCGGCCGGTCGAGGTCCGGATCGACCCCGCGCGGGTCCGGCCGGTCGACCTGCCGCTGCTCGTGGCCGACGCCTCCAAGCTCCGGGCCGAGGTCGGCTGGGCACCGATCTACTCGATCGACCAGACGCTCCAGGACATGCTCGCGACGTTTCGGGCGCTGGCGGCGGCCTCGTCCTGA